CCCTTTGGAAAGTGCGTGCTCTATGCCTTGGGTATTTAAAAAAGGTGATACCTATTACATGATTGGACAATCCATGTGGTTCGGGAGAGACGTGCTGATGTTCCGTAGTAAGCATCCTTATGGGCCGTTTGTTGATCAAAAGACTCTCTTTACATTACCCGAATTTCTTGATAAGATTGGTGAGCAACGTTATCAACATGTTTATATGGTAAATATTCATCCGGCTTTATCACGTACCGGTGAATTGGTGATCTCTACCAATACAGACTGTTCCAACTTTTGGGATAATTTCAATGCACCGGGTAGTGCCGACTTTTATCGTCCTTATTTCTACCGTGTATTTAATTGGGAATCATTGTACGATAACGATGCTCCACTTGAGTAAAAGGATTTACTATCTCTGGCGTTGATTATAAGTTTCACTGGGCTGATGCTGTGATTGATGGTAATTCCATCGTCGTCTCATCTCCTGAAGTTGCTTTCCCAATAGCAGTGCGTTATGCTTGGGCAGATAATCCAATTTGTAATTTATACAATGGAGTTAACCTTCCGGCATCCCCTTTCCGTACGGATGGCTGGCAGGGTATTACTTATGGTAATAAATAAATATAGTTGTTTCGATTTGCCAAGTGAAATAGATGTAACACATAAAAAAAGAACCATGAACAAACTCATTTATTTAGTAATCTTCTCTTTTTTTTCAACAGGTATCTATGCCCAAATGAAAGACCTTGTGCAATATGTCAATACACTGCAAGGTACCGACTCTCATTTCGGATTAAGTTATGGAAATACATATCCTACTACCGGTATGCCTTATGCCATGCATACGTGGTCTGCCCAAACAGGGAAAAATGGAGAAGGCTGGAAATATCAATATGCGGTAGATAATATCAGAGGATTCTGCCAGTCTCACCAATGTAGTCCGTGGATGAGTGATTATGCTGTGTATTCTTTTATGCCGATGGTGGGGAAATTAGTTGTTAATCAGGAGATGCGGGCAACAAAGTTCAGCCACGACAATGAAATAGCCAAGCCGCATTATTATAAAGTGACACTGGATAATGGTATTACTACCGAGATGGCTCCAACTACCCGTGGTGTACATTTGCGCTTTTCTTATCCCTCCACCGAGGACGCCTATCTGGTGATTGACGGATATACGGATATGAGTGAAATCAAGATTGATCCGGCAAAGAGACAAATCTCCGGTTGGGTGAATAACCAACGTTTTGTAAACAACTCTAAGACATTCCGTAGCTACTTTGTGGTGCAGTTCGACAAAGCATTTGAAGATTACGGTATGTGGGAAAATCAGAAAGATGAGATTTTTCCTAAAAAGTTGGAAGGAGAAGGCAAAGGCTATGGCGCTTATATCAAATTTAAAAAAGGAACGAAAGTACAGGCAAAGGCTGCCTCTTCTTACATCAGCGCAGAGCAGGCTGTGATTACACTAAATGACGAACTAGGTAAAGATAAGAATTTGGAGGCCACTAAAATACGCGGACAGAAAACATGGAATGAATTATTGAACAGAATCCAGGTAGAAGGCGGAACGGACGAGCAAATGAAAACTTTCTACTCCTGCCTGTTCCGTGCCAATCTCTTCTCACGCAAATTCTATGAACGTAAAGCTAACGGAGAACCTTATTACTATAGTCCCTATGACGGCAAAGTGTATGACGGGTATATGTATACGGATAATGGTTTCTGGGACACCTTCCGTTCTCAATTTCCACTGACCAACATTCTTCATCCTACCATGCAGGGACGTTATATGAATGCCTTGCTTGCCGCACAAGAACAATGCGGATGGTTACCTTCCTGGTCAGCTCCCGGAGAAACAGGAGGAA
The Bacteroides luhongzhouii DNA segment above includes these coding regions:
- a CDS encoding GH92 family glycosyl hydrolase; the encoded protein is MNKLIYLVIFSFFSTGIYAQMKDLVQYVNTLQGTDSHFGLSYGNTYPTTGMPYAMHTWSAQTGKNGEGWKYQYAVDNIRGFCQSHQCSPWMSDYAVYSFMPMVGKLVVNQEMRATKFSHDNEIAKPHYYKVTLDNGITTEMAPTTRGVHLRFSYPSTEDAYLVIDGYTDMSEIKIDPAKRQISGWVNNQRFVNNSKTFRSYFVVQFDKAFEDYGMWENQKDEIFPKKLEGEGKGYGAYIKFKKGTKVQAKAASSYISAEQAVITLNDELGKDKNLEATKIRGQKTWNELLNRIQVEGGTDEQMKTFYSCLFRANLFSRKFYERKANGEPYYYSPYDGKVYDGYMYTDNGFWDTFRSQFPLTNILHPTMQGRYMNALLAAQEQCGWLPSWSAPGETGGMLGNHSISLLADAWAKGIRTFDPEKALKAYAHEAMNKGPWGGANGRGFWKEYFELGYVPYPESMGSSAQTMEYAYDDFCGYQLAKMTGNKHYQEVFARQMYNYKNVFDPSIGFMRGKSVDGKWQEPFDPLEWGGPFCEGNAWHYTWSVFHDVEGLIDLFGSDEKFTTKMDSVFTLPNTIKPGTYGGVIHEMKEMELAGMGQYAHGNQPIQHMPYLYSYAGQPWKTQYWVRQIVERLYNSTERGYPGDEDQGGMSSWYILSSLGIYAVCPGTDEYVIGSPLFKKATITLENGNKFVIEANNNNKENVYIQSATLNGRVLDKNFIKYDDIADGGMLRFEMGSLPNKERCTSKYAAPFSLSKE